A genome region from Solanum pennellii chromosome 12, SPENNV200 includes the following:
- the LOC107007313 gene encoding 5'-nucleotidase domain-containing protein 4 produces MSCSTVCQAVVSCMSIPNSTSRSTAVFSNTQKLDGALVFRSSVSYNRVNGFSSCRCSATTSVPPGEDVFSVVTSSTTSEVDYLGESTKGDLNLNFGIDGNALQGPVEEVAKMEAQEAEKLLQHLGIPVPYNARHSPRGIFCSRTLNLRSISAIGYDMDYTLMHYNVMAWEGRAYDYCMENLRNVGFPVDGLAFDPDLVIRGLVIDKEKGNLVKADRFGYIKRAMHGTRMLSTREVSEIYGRELVDLRKESKWEFLNTLFSVSEAVAYMQLVDRLDKGVIGPDLCPNEYKGLYKAVGKALFRAHVEGQLKSEIMSKPELFVEPDPELPLALLDQKEAGKRLLLITNSDYHYTDKMMQHSFNRYLPNDMNWRDLFEMVIVSARKPEFFQMAHPMYEVVTGEGLMRPCFKARPGGLYSGGSAQMIESSLNVHGDEILYVGDHIYTDVSQSKVHLRWRTALICRELEEEYNALIHSQEERATLIDLINKKEVLGDLFNQLRLALQRRTEGRPAQTLAATHMEDNELTESMQKLLVVMQRLDQKIGPMLDEDGELFNKRWGYLSRAGLWDKSHLMRQIEKYADIYTSRVSNFLHYTPFMYFRAQEQNLAHDSYTFDHLRREEN; encoded by the exons ATGAGCTGTTCGACAGTTTGCCAAGCTGTAGTAAGCTGTATGAGTATACCAAATAGTACTAGTAGAAGTACGGCCGTATTCTCTAATACCCAGAAACTCGATGGTGCATTGGTGTTCCGTTCATCTGTTTCGTATAATCGAGTGAATGGATTCTCCTCATGTCGCTGTAGCGCCACTACATCGGTTCCTCCTGGAGAGGATGTGTTTTCTGTTGTCACTTCTTCCACAACGTCTGAAGTGGATTACCTTGGCGAAAGCACAAAAGGCGATTTGAATCTCAATTTTG GAATTGATGGCAACGCATTGCAAGGCCCTGTTGAGGAGGTGGCAAAGATGGAAGCTCAAGAAGCAGAGAAATTGCTTCAACACTTGGGCATTCCG GTTCCATATAATGCTCGACATTCGCCACGTGGCATATTTTGCAGCCGCACATTAAATCTACGATCAATCAGTGCAATTGGATATGATATGGACTATACACTGATGCACTATAACGTGATG GCCTGGGAAGGAAGGGCTTATGATTACTGCATGGAGAATCTGAGAAATGTGGGTTTCCCTGTGGATGGGCTTGCATTTGACCCTGATCTG GTGATAAGAGGCCTTGTAATAGACAAAGAGAAAGGTAACCTGGTTAAAGCAGACAGATTTGGATATATCAAGAGGGCAATGCATGGAACAAGAATGCTTTCAACTCGAGAAGTGAG TGAGATCTACGGGAGAGAACTGGTTGACCTGCGTAAGGAGAGTAAATGGGAGTTCCTGAATACACTATTCTCAGTTTCAGAAGCAGTGGCTTATATGCAG TTGGTAGATAGGCTGGATAAAGGAGTTATAGGACCAGATCTCTGTCCAAATGAGTATAAAGGACTTTACAAG GCTGTCGGTAAGGCACTCTTCAGGGCACATGTAGAAGGCCAGCTGAAG AGTGAGATAATGTCCAAGCCTGAATTATTTGTGGAACCTGATCCTGAGCTACCTTTGGCATTATTGGATCAAAAGGAG GCTGGGAAGAGACTCTTACTGATTACAAATTCAGATTATCATTACACAGACAAAATGATGCAGCATTCGTTCAATCGGTACCTTCCCAACGATATGAACTGGCGAGATCTATTTGAGATG GTTATAGTCTCAGCTAGGAAGCCAGAATTCTTCCAAATGGCCCACCCAATGTATGAAGTGGTGACTGGTGAAGGGCTGATGCGTCCGTGTTTTAAAGCTCGCCCAG GTGGATTATACTCTGGAGGAAGCGCTCAGATGATTGAGAGTTCGCTCAATGTTCATGGAGATGAAATCTTATATGTTGGTGATCATATATATACTGATGTAAGCCAATCCAAAGTTCATCTACGATGGAGAACTGCTTTGATTTGTCGAGAACTAGAAGAGGAG TATAATGCGTTAATTCATAGTCAAGAAGAGAGAGCTACTTTGATAGATCTTATCAATAAAAAAGAGGTTTTAGGTGATCTCTTTAACCAACTTCGGCTTGCTCTTCAGAGGAGGACCGAGGGACGTCCTGCACAG ACTCTTGCTGCCACACATATGGAAGATAATGAACTCACAGAAAGCATGCAAAAGCTACTTGTTGTTATGCAGAGGCTAGATCAGAAAATTGGTCCAATGTTGGATGAGGATGGAGAGCTTTTCAACAAAAG GTGGGGTTATCTTTCACGTGCAGGTCTGTGGGATAAAAGTCACTTGATGCGTCAAATAGAAAA ATACGCTGATATCTATACGTCCAGAGTTTCAAA